Below is a genomic region from Methanobacterium sp..
AAAAAAGTCAGAACCACAAAAAAAGACGCTTCAATTTCTGATGCAGCAGCATTAATGGATAAACATAACGTCAACAGGCTCCCTGTAGTTGATGAAAATAACAAATTGGTAGGTATTGTAACAAGGGGAGATATCATAGGTGCTTTGGTGAGGAAGGAATGAGTAAGCGAATTGCTATTTATGGTAAAGGTGGAATTGGAAAATCCACTATTGTTTCCAATATAGCTGCAGCCTATTCTAAAGATTATAACGTGCTTGTAATTGGATGTGACCCTAAAGCTGATACAACAAGGACTCTTATAGGTAAAAGATTGCCTACTATCCTTGACATTGTAAAAAAAAAGAAGAACGCATCCATTGAAGAGGTTTTATTTGAAGGATATGGAAATGTTAAATGTGTGGAAAGTGGAGGTCCTGAACCTGGAGTTGGATGTGCTGGAAGAGGCGTTATAGTTGCAATGGGGCTTCTAGACAAACTGGGAACATTTTCTGATGATATAGATATTATTATATATGACGTGCTTGGAGATGTGGTCTGCGGTGGATTTGCAGTACCTCTTAGGGAAGATTTCGCTGACGAAGTCTATATAGTGACTTCTGGGGAGTACATGGCATTATATGCTGCCAATAATATCTGCAGAGGTATTAAAAAGCTTAAAAGTAACCTTGGAGGCATCATCTGCAACTGCCGAGGAATTGAAAATGAGGTTCAGATTGTAAGTGAATTTGCGGGTAAAGTTGGAAGCAAGGTTATAGGTGTTATTCCTCGCAGTGAAATGGTTCAAAAGAGTGAAATTGACGCAAAGACCGTTATTGAGAAATTTGGAGAGTCTGAACAGGCCGATATTTATAGGGAGCTTGCAAAATCTATATATTCCAATGAAGATTTTGTTATTCCAGAACCTATGGGTGTAGATGAGTTTGATGAATTCTTTAGAGGATTTCAATAATTCAATCAATCCTCAAAAACCTTGTTTTCTGCGGTTTGGAAATTACAAATCTACAAATATTTGTAGATTTGTAAAATTGCGAAAAAG
It encodes:
- the cfbC gene encoding Ni-sirohydrochlorin a,c-diamide reductive cyclase ATP-dependent reductase subunit, with amino-acid sequence MSKRIAIYGKGGIGKSTIVSNIAAAYSKDYNVLVIGCDPKADTTRTLIGKRLPTILDIVKKKKNASIEEVLFEGYGNVKCVESGGPEPGVGCAGRGVIVAMGLLDKLGTFSDDIDIIIYDVLGDVVCGGFAVPLREDFADEVYIVTSGEYMALYAANNICRGIKKLKSNLGGIICNCRGIENEVQIVSEFAGKVGSKVIGVIPRSEMVQKSEIDAKTVIEKFGESEQADIYRELAKSIYSNEDFVIPEPMGVDEFDEFFRGFQ